CGACTGCGAGTCATCCGATCGGGGGCTGGGCTCATCGCCCGCGCACGCTGGCTGAGCCGTCCTCTTCGTCGCTCCTCGCTCGCCGCGATCGTTTCGACCTTCGAGGGGACGCCCGTCGACACGATGCGATAAGGCCCCACACACGGTGGCGAGAGACGCGAGGCAGCGGCATCGGTGTCGGCCCCGGCGGAAGAGTCCAACTTCCGCCGGGGCTCAACGTCACTCGTGGCTGCCCGAGGTCCCTGCCTCCGGTTGCTCACCCGCAGGGGTGTGGTCGACGTTGGCTCCGTTCGGGTCCTGGTGGTTCGGCTCGGGGTCGTTGGCCGGCTCGCTCTCGCTCCCATGCTGGGGCTCGCCTGGGTCGGGCTTCTCGGTCTTCTCGCCCGCGGGCGTGGACTTCGAGTCGGTCTGGTCCTGACCTCCCGTCGGCGAGGTCGACGGTTGGGGGGGCGGGGCCTGCTGCTGGTGACGCACCGAGGAGCCATTCCCGCTCGACGTGGCGGCCGCGATGCCGGTGGCGCCGAGACCCAGGCCGGCGGCGATGGCGATGGCACTCAGCACGCGGGTCAGCCGCGTGGGTTCGTGAGACACAGTCCTGGTCCTTTCCTTCGTGCCGAGGTGTCTCCCCGGTCGAGGAGCACACTCGGGGTCCGGGCCTGTCGCCTCGCTGAACGCCTGAACGCGCTCTCAGGCGGCCAGGCGTCAGGAGTCATTCAGCAGCGGTTCAGGTTGGTTCCGTACCGTGGAGCAGCGTCGACGACGCGAGGACTGGAGAGACGATTGAGGGTTCTGGTCGTCGAAGACGACAAGCATCTCGCCGGGGCGGTCAAGCGGGGCCTCGAAGCCGAAGGCTACGCCGTCGACGTCGCGCTGGACGGCGTCCAGGGGAAGTGGCTCGCAACGGAGCAGGGCTACGACGTGATCGTCCTGGACATTCTGCTGCCGGGCCTCAACGGCTACCGGCTCTGTGGTGAGCTGCGGGACGCGGGCAACTGGACGCCGATCCTGATGCTCACGGCCAAGAACGGCGAGTACGACGAGGCCGAGGCACTCGACACCGGTGCCGACGACTTCCTCTCCAAACCGTTCTCGTTCGTGGTGCTGTTGGCGCGCCTGCGAGCCCTCCTTCGGCGCGGGCGACCCGAACGTCCGATCCAGCTTGAGGTCGGAGACCTGCGGGTCGATCCCGCGGCGCGTCACTGCTGGCGCGCTGGTCAACCGGTCTCCTTGACCGCCCGGGAGTTTGCCGTCCTGGAATACCTCGTCCGACGCGCGGGTGACGTGGTCAGCAAGCGCGAGCTGCTCGAACACGTGTGGGACTTCGACTTCGAGGGTGATCCCAACATCATCGAGGTCTACGTCCGCCGTCTCCGCCGCAAGATCGACGAGCCCCGTGGCGCTCCGCTCATCCACACGGTGCGGGGAGCGGGCTACCGACTGAGCACCGATGCGTAGTCGTCTTGGGAGCGTCCGCGTTCGAACGACCGCACTCGCGACCGTGGTCGTCGCCGTCGCCCTCCTCGTCGGTGCAGCGACCGTGGTGCTTCTTCAGCGCAGTTCGATGATCGCCGGCGTCGATCAGACCGCGCGCACGCACGCCGCCAACCTGGCCGCGCTCCTGCACAGCGGAGCGCTGCCGCCTTCGATCAGCGCCGGCCAGCAGGAAGACTCCTTCGCCCAGATCGTGGACCGCCACGGCCAGGTCGTCGCTGCCAGCGACAACATCTCCGGCGAAGCGCCCGTCATCGCCCGGAACGGCAGCCGATCCGTCCGAACGGTACGTGTGACGACGCTCGAGGCCCAATTCCGCGTCGCGGCGCTCCGAGCCTCGACTCCGGGCAACGCCACCGTCTACGTCGGTCAGGCGCTCTCGCCGGTCAACGAGGCCACGAACCAGCTCATCACGATGCTCTCGATCGGAGTCCCGGCGCTGCTCGTCGTCGTTGCCGGAACCGCTTGGATGGTGACGGGGCGGGCGCTGAAGCCGGTCGAGGCGATCCGGGCCGAGGTCGCGGCGATCTCCGAACGCGAGCTGCACCGGCGAGTCCCCGAGCCTCCGACCGGCGATGAGATCAGCCGCTTGGCCCGCACCATGAACGCGATGCTCGCCCGCCTGGACGACGCCTACGAGCGGCAGAGCCGCTTCGTCTCCGACGCTTCCCACGAGCTCCAGAGCCCCATCGCCGCCCTCCGAACAAACCTCGAGGTCGACCTCGCACAGGTCGACCGAACGAGTTGGGTCGCCACTCGACGCGAGGCCCTCGAAGACGTGACCTCGCTCCAATCTCTCGTGCAGGACCTCCTCACACTCGCTCGGATGCCCCCGGGTAGCCAACTGCGACGGCGAGAACCCGTTGATCTCGACGACCTCGTGCTGCGCGAGGCGCAGGCAGTTGCGGAGCGGGAGCTCGTCCACGTTGACCTCCGGGGTGTGTCAGCCGGCCAAGTTGAGGGCGATCCGGGACAGCTGGCGCGAGCCATCCGCAACCTGGTCGAGAACGCCGAACGGCATGCGGTATCCACGATCACGCTGGCGGTCCAAGAGCACGAAGCCGCGGTCGAGATCACGGTCGCTGACGACGGTGCCGGCATCGCTCCCGAGGATCGGCAGCGGATCTTTGAGCGCTTCGCTCGACTCGATGACGCGCGTACACCGCACACCTCGGGCTCCGGCCTCGGCCTCGCAATCGCGAGCGAGATCGTCAGGCAGCATGGCGGCACGCTGACGGTAGCGGACAACCGGCCCGGTGCACGCTTCGTCATGCGCGTGCCTGCGGCCTCGCCATCGAGTTGATGCATCGCACCACGCTGGGACATTGCCGACCGCGCTGCCGCGTCGTCTGCCCGAGCCTCCAGCCCGTGGTCCGATCACTCGCGGACACCCTCGAGGCGACGCGGGCTGACGTCGACGGCGAGCTCGACGTCGGAGCGGCATAGACGGTTCAGCCTCTCGCGTCGCCCGCTTTACGACACCGACACACGGCCGCAACGCACCGCGTCCACGCTGAGGCTCGTGGTCGGTGCTCGAGTGGTCCGGTCTCTGCCGTGAGTCCCTCGCCCGATCCGAGTCGCGTCCGGGGCTGGCATCACGCCCGGGACCCTCCGCACGGTCAGCCGCTCGGAGGGCGCGTCACCCAGGCTTCAGAGGGACGAAGCCGGCGCGACACGCACGGCCGCTGGATATCGACCGTGTGGGGCCGCCTCCTCGACGAGTACCGGCTGGCGAGCTCACGAGTGTCGGGTCAGGGGGAGGCCTCAGAACAGGATCGACGGAAGCCACGAACCGGCCGGTTCGCTGTAGAGCCCGGTCGTCATCAGTGTCATCAGCTGGACGACCCGCAGCCCGTTCTCCATGCACCAGCGCAGCAGTGCACCATTGCGAGTTGGCACCAGTATCCCGGAACCCGCGTACGCGTCGGCCGCTCCGATCAGGGCCGTCACGTCCTCATTCGACTCGCCGACCGCGTGGGCGAAGAAGGCCAGGTCGCTCGCGTAGCCGCTGATTCGCCCGTCATGTTCCACGACCCGCGCCGTGCCCTGGGCGATGCAGTCGGCGAGTTCTCCGCCGCGGTGATGTCCGTGCACCGCTTCACACAGCGTGTTGCAGGGCTCGAGGTCTCCGGTCGTCGCTTGGCGTACGGCGTATCCCGGCACCGTCGCCCGAATCGGCGGGCCCTGAAGACACGCGAGCTGCTCCCTGACGTCGAAGCCGAGCTTCGTGTAGAGCGCGAACGAGCGATTGTGATATCCGGCCTGGACGAGGCGCACGCCGGGGAAACGCTGGGCTTCGGCGCGGCGCATCACGTCTTCCATCAGGTGCTTCCCGATGCTGTGGTCCTGGACCGACGGGTCCACGGTGATCGGGCCCACGCCGGCGATCGGGCACCGTTCATCGAGGAAGTTGCTGCCAGCGACTCGACCGTCGACCTCGGCGACCACGGAGTAGATGCCCGGGTTGGCCAAGAGCACCCCGAGCAGGAGCTGCGCCACCTCGGCCGACGGGAAGTCACAAGGAAAGCTGTGGGCGGCGGCGATCGACGCAAAGGCGTCGTAACAGATCCGGCCGGTGGCGCCGGCGTCGTCCGGCGCGCCGGGGCGAAGCTTCAGGGTCATGCCGAGGGTTCCTCCACGGCCCAATCCTCGCACGGTCATGGGTCGCGGCGAAGGCCTCGGGGCGAGCGCCTCGGCCGTTTCAGACTCGGGCGGTCGCCGCCGCGAACGAGGAGGTCGGCAGCGGGGCTGCGATGTGCCGGACCTCGGCCCAGTGAGGATGGCGACGGTGAGCACGGCGCGCCGACTCGAGCCGCGACCGACTCGCGGTTCGGTGGATCGCGAGTCAGCGATTCGATGCCAAGTCGCGGCCGCGCCCACGTCGAGTCGACCGGCAAGCCCAGGGCTGGGCAAGCGCCGCTCCGGGAGGCCCAGAGCGCCCTTTACGCTGGGTGTTGTGTGCTCACGGAGCGTGAGATAGGGTCCTCCGTGGGGGCAGGCAGGCCTCGGGAGGCCAGCCTGACTGTTCAGAGGCGGAATCGCTCCCCGCGACGCCCGATAGCACCCGAGCGGCCGCCGGCCAGACGGCCGATCGTCGACGCGGATTCCGGAGCGGGTGATCCGGCGTTCCGGTCGACCACGCTCACGTTCGTGTTCGTGCTTGCGCCCACCGAGTTCACGCGCTGGCGGGCGCGGACGACTGGTCCCCGCGATGTGACGGGGGACCGCCGACTTGCCACCGTCGTTGTCAATGAACGCCACGGCGTCGATCCCACGCACAGCGTGATGCTGGAGGTCACCGGCTCAGCCGACGCCGTGCGCACCTTCGCGCAAAGCGTGGCGATCGATACCGTCCAGCGGGGCCACCTGCGACGTCGCCTCGTTCGGCGATAGTCAGAGGCCGGCTCGCGGCCCCGGGACTCGCCCTCAAGCCCGTTCGAGGAGCTCGAGGGCTCGCGCGGCTCTCCACGAACCTCAGCTGGTGGGGCGCTCGGATTGCCCGGTCCAGCCTCAGTGCTGACCCCTGAACGGATCCTCGGGGAATTCGAGTCCTCGAGCGAGCCACGCGTTATCGTCCGGCGACGCTCGGGCCGGTCGAGCGCTCCGATCGACCCGCGACGAGGTGCCAGGGTTGAAACCGAGGATGTCAAGGACGGGACTCCGGCTCGGCGGAGCGTTGGCTGCGGCCGCCCTCGGCGCAGGCCTGGTAGCCGGGCTCGGCACTTCGGCTGGCGCGGCACCCGTCTCGACGCCCTTCACGACGCCAGGGGCGGCGTCGTTCCCCGTGCCCACGGGCATCTGCTTCGTGACGATCTCCGCGGACGGCGGCCATGGTGGATCAGGCTCCCAAACCGGCGGTGCGCCCCAAGCGGCCGGCGGCACTGGCGCGGCGGTGCTGGCCCGAGTCGCGGTCACACCGGGCAGCACGCTCGGCGTGCTGGTCGGTGGAGGAGGCGGCACCGCCAACGGCTTAGTCGTCGCCCCGGGCGGGATTGGAGGCGGTGGCGGCGGCGGGACCAACGTCGCTCTCTCCGGTGGCGGTGGCGGCGGCGCCTCCGCGGTCTCCACCTCGACGGGCGTGCCCCTCACCGTCGCGGGCGGCGGCGGCGGCGGCGGAAGCGTGAACGGCGGGGGTGCCGGCGCCGGTGGTAACGGCGGAGCAAGCGGCACCGCGGGCGTGAACGGCGCCGGTGGGACCGGCGGCGGAGGCGGCACCAGCGCCGGGGGCGGCGGAGGCGGCGGCGCGCTGACTGCTGATCAAGGCGGCGGTGGCGGCGGTGTCGCGGTCGGTGCTGGTGGAGCGGCGGGCGGCGGGAACGCAGGCGCTGGCGGCGGCGGCAACACGACCGTCGGGGGCGGCGGGGGCGGCGCGGGCGCGGGCACCGGCCACGGGGGCTCCGGCGGCACCGGTGGTACCGGCACCGGTGGTGTCGCAGCCGGTGCAGGCGGCGGTGCCGGCGACGGGACAGGCGGGAACGGCGGCGCCGGCGGCACGACCATGGGCGCCCAAGACGGGGGCGGCGGTGGCGGCGGCATCGGCTTCGCGGGCGGCGGTGGCGGCTCCATCGTGGGCGGCGGCGGTGGTGGCGGCGGCTACGGCGCCGGTGGCGGGGCGGGCGGCTTCAGTGGCGGTGGTGGCGGCTCCTCATTCGAAGCTGCGAGCGCGACCGGCGTGTCTGTAACACCCAGCGCTCGCGCTGGCGGCGGCCAGGTGACGATCAGCTACGACCCGACCACGGACAGCTGCCCGCCGGTGCTCGTCGTCACTCCCCGCTTCACCGGCTGATCCGACTGCACCCAACACGACAGCGCGTGGGCGCCGATCTGATCGGTGCCATCCGCCCCCTACGTGGAGTGCGACGCCGCGGTTCGCTGACCGTCAGCGTCACGGTGCTCGCAGGGGCTCTTGTCTTGGGGGGTGCCGCTGCGGCTCCGCCGGGACGGCACGGACGGTCCACGGGCCCGGTTGCCGCCGTCGGAGGTCCAGGCAAGCCATATGCGTGCGCTCCGTCTGCCGGTGGAAGCATCTCCGGAATCTTCGGCGACGCCAGCGCGATCGGTTGGCAAGGAAACGCGCAGGGTGTGGTGGCCTGCCTCGGCGGCAGCTTCTACGTTCAGGACGGCTTGAACACGAGCTACGGCTACGGGATCTACGACAACAGCAGCACGAATTGGACCAATGTCGATGGCTACCTGCCAGCACTGAACTCAGCCTTCCACCGCTTTGGCGCCGACATCTCGATCACGAACTTCGCCGACGAGCTCGCTCTAGGCGGCAACACGTACGTCGCTGTGTACAGCCGAGTCGCGATCCACAATCAGACCCGCGGCGTCGTTCACGCTGATCCACAGCCGTCCGCGGGCCTCATTCCCCTCGCGTCCGCGCCCCTCGACGTCGGGGCTGGGGCGACGGTCGACCACGACTACGTCATCGCCGCTGATCGCTTCGGCCACCAGTACCCGTGGCCCTCCGAGCAGGCTCTGGGCGCTGCCGGTGGCTTCGACGCCCACTTCGCACACATGCGGGACTTCTGGAACGCCCGACTCGCGTCGATCGCCCAGATCGACCTTCCGGACGCCCAGCTCGGAGCCGCATACCGGAGCGGGTTCATCTATACCCAGATCGCCCGGAGCGGCGATCACCTCAACACCGGTGTCAACGGCTACGAAAGCGAGTTCAGCCACGACGTCATCGGCATTCTTGCCAACCTGTTCACCCAAGGAGACTTCTCCAACGCCCAGGCTCTCCTCCTCACGGCTCGCGACGCGGTTGGGGCGCAGGGCCAGTACTTGGACGGGCGGTGGACCTACCCGTGGCCATGGGCGATCTACCTGCTCAAGACGGGCGACGTCGGCTTCGTCAAGGCCAACTTCTCGACCGAGGGATCGAACGGGTCCGCCACGCCGAGCATCAAAGACACGGCCCACCTCATCGCGGCGAGCCGCACCGGCCCCGGCGGGATCATCGGACGGACCTACGACATCGACACGATCGGCTACTGGACCATCGATGACTACGAAGCCCTGATGGGACTCACGGCCTACCGGTATCTCGCGCAGCGTGCCGGAGACGCCGGCGAGGCCGAGTGGGCAACCACGGAGTACGACAGCCTGTTGGCCGCGACGAACCGCACCCTGGGGGCGACGATTCGCCGGTACCACCTTCGTTACCTGCCTTGCTCAGTCTTCGAGCCCAACACCTTCAACCGCTGTGCGAACGCCGAAGACGCGAACTGGGCGGCGCCGTTCCTGTTTGGCCGCTGGGCCTGGGATGGCTCCCTCTTGGGCGCCGAGGTCAGCGGTGCCGGCGTGGACCTGATCGACGCCACGTACGCGTACGGATTCCATCGGCTGAGCGGCAAGCTGCCGCCCGATACCTTCGGCGGCTACCCCGACCACTTCTACTTCTCCACGGCGTACAACGCCGGATACGGCGGCTGGGGACTGGCCAGCCGGGAGCACCGCGAGCAAGGGATCCTGAGCTACGAGTTCATGATCCGTCACTCCCAGAGCGGCCCCTTCTCCTGGTGGGAGAGCGCCAGCAGCCCGAACCCATCATCACCGTGGATCGGCAGCCACCCTCGCAGCGGCCAGGGGTCCGCTCCACACGCCTGGGGCATTGCCAACGCGAACAAGGTGCTCCTCGACGCCCTGGTCGCGCAGCGATCGGACGGCACGCTCATCATCGGCCGAGGAGTTCCCAACACCTGGGTGCGCACCGGCAAGACGATCTCGGTCGCGAACTTCCCCAGTATCGACGGCCATCGACTCGGCGTGACCGTGTCAGTCCACGATCGGACCGTGACGCTGACCCTGACCGGCGACCGGCCGGTCGGCCCGGTGCTGTTCCAGCTTCCAGCCTTTGTCCACAACCTGCGGCACGCCGGGCCCGGGAACGTGGACGATCGCACCGGGACCGTGGCGCTTCCCTCGGGGGCCACACACACGACCGTGGACCTGGCTCACGACGTGTGACCGAGAGCTTGCACGCCGGGTCGTGGTCCTGGGGTCGCCATCAGCGAGGCGAGCGACGGAACCTGGTTGCGTCGCCCCTGACACGTGGACCCAAGACCGGCGTCGCCCCGCCAGTGGCTCGCGATTGATTGGACCGCGGGTCACGGCTGACCGCCTGTCAAGGCGGTCAGCCGTCGTCTCCAGCTTCCGATGGGCCACGTTTCGAGCGCGCCCTCATCAGGGAAGGACCGATGAGTTGGCATGATCTGGCTCGTCTGACTGGTGATGACTACGCATCCCGACCTCGAACCCGCAGCCCAGCGCATGGCCCGTCTGGTGCGGGCCGTGCCTGACGATCGCTTGGGGCGGCCGACGCCGTGCGAGCGCTACACCGTGGGTGACCTCCTCGATCACATTGGTGGCGCCGCGCTTGCTTTCACCGGCGCGGCCACGAAGCGACCGCTCGCGGGCGGCGCGTCGGGCGACGCCGCCAGCCTGGGTGACGACTGGCGGACCCGGATCCCGAGCGACCTCACAGCACTGGCGGCGGCGTGGGGGAGCAGCGAGGCGTGGACGGGCATGACGGCGGCGGGCGGCGTCGACCTGCCCGGCGAGGTGGCGGGCGTGGTGGCGCTCGACGAGCTCGTGATCCACGGCTGGGACCTGGCGCGGGCCACCGACCAGCCGGCCGAGTACGACGGCCCGGAGCTCGAGGCCGTCTACGGCATGGTGCAGCAGTTCAGGTCGAGCGGGATCGAGGGGCTGTTCGGCCCGCCCGTCCCGGTCGCGGACGACGCTGCCCTCCTCGATCGGATCGTCGGTCTGGCCGGCCGTGACCCCGGCTGGGAGCCTCCGGCCTGAGTCGCCAACATCGTTCGGGCAGTCCCGACCCGCTCGGCCTGGGCCCTCAGGGCTCGAACCGAGTGCCGTCGCTGGCGAGCTGGCGGAGGAACACCTGGAGCGCGTCCCTGCTCGCGGCACCCGATCGCTTCACGGGCACGGCGAGCGAGAGCTGCCGACTGAGCGCGAATCCTCGCAGCGCATGGAACAACGCGTCGTACTCGGACTGGCTGGCATCGGGTCCGATCGCTTCGGCGAGTAGTCGGCGGGTGCTCGCCTCCGCTCGCGCCGCGTGCTGAGTTACCTCCGCGCTGACCTCGGCTGACGTCTCTGGATCGTGCCGCAGGTTCAGGATGATCTGGACCCGGACCAGGAAGGTGGGGGTGTCGTAGAACCGGCCGAGGATCTCGTAGAGCGAGGCGATGCGCTCTTCGCGGGTCTCTCCCTCGACGTGAGCCGCGTTGATGTCCTCGAGAAAGCTTCGATCGAGATCGCGCACGATCGCCAGCAAGAGCGCCTCGCGAGTCCCGAAGTGGTATTGAAGGGCGCCCCAGCTGACATTGGCGCGCCTCGCGATCTCGTTCGTGCTCGACCGGTAGAACCCGACTTCAAGGATCGACGCGATCCCGGCCTCGATGATCTGGGCGCGGCCGTCAGCTTCAGCACCGCCGTTCCCGCGGCGACGCCGCGGCCTCTTGCGCGTGGCCGATGGCGTATCGCTCACCTGGTCATCCTCGGGACCGGGGCATCAAGGATCACGTTCGCCGAGACGAGCTCGTCGATCTGGGCCGGGTCGTAGCCGCATTCCACCAAGATCTCTCGGGTGTGCTCACCGCAGAGGCAGGGCCCGCGCGGGACGACTCCGGGCGTCCCCGACAGGTTGACCAAGATCCCCGGGTCTTCGAAGCGGCCGACGCCGCCTGCCCGCGTCTCGACGACGAGCTGGCCGGAGCGGGCCTCCGGATCGTCGAACAAGGCTCGACAGAAGCCCTCGTCGACAATCTCTACGGGGACGCCGGCGGCGTCGAGCACCTCGTACCACTCGCCCGCGGGGCGCTCGCGCAGAACGCGCTCGAGCGTGGCCGACATGGCCGGCGCGTCGTCCAGGGCCTCGATGTTCTGACCGAGTGCGGCGACCAGCTGCGCGCGGTGGTCCGGGCGGTCGGCGGCGATGAACAGCCAGCGGTCGTCGCCGCACCGGAAGAGGCGGTGGAAGGGGGAGAGTCCGTACTGCCCGCCGTCGACGTGCTGCCAGTCGCCCGGAGACCCGTCGGCGTGGATCCACGCGTACGACGTGTGGAGCAGCTGGGCGTTGACGATGGACGTGCTGACCGCCTGGCCCCGCCCGGTCCGTTCACGGTGGTAGAGAGCCGCCGTGATCGCGATCGCAGCGAGCAGCGCGTTGCCGGTGTCGCCCATGCCCGAACGGCTCCAGAGCGGCGGGTTGCCCGCGTCGCAAGCGCCGTCTTCCCACTCGACCCCGGCGAGCGCGGCGGCGGTCTGGTCGGTGCCCGGCAGATCGGAGCGCCGGCCCTTCTCGTAGCCGCGGGTGTTGCAGTAGACGAGGCGGGGGAAGCGTTGGTGAAGGGTCTCGTAGTCGAGGCCGAGGCGCGCGGCAGCGCCGGGCCGCCAGTTGGTCGTCAGCACGTCGGCTCGCTCGATGAGCCTGTCGAGGGCGGCCCGCGCTCGTTCGTCTTTGAGGTTCAGCGCGATGCTGCGCTTGCCGCGGTTCGTGCCGAGACCCATGTGGGTGCCCGCCCAGAAGGTGTCGTGGAGGGCGTGCACCTTGATCACATCGGCGCCAAGGTCGGCGAGGGCGCGGCCCGTAAAGGGCCCAGCGACACCGAGACCGAGATCGAGCACGCGCACGCCCTGCAGGGGATGAGCGAGGGTGCCGTGCACCGTTCGTGCTGGCAGTCCGGTCGCCGCCGAGGCCTGCGCCTCCTCGAGGACCTCCGCCGTGTGCGTCCCGGGGCGGGCCGTCGGCCCGGTCACGCCGCCCGGGGTGTCCGAGAACTCCAGCACGGATCCCACGTGGAAGATCGGCCCGACCTCCGGATCGTCGACCTCGACGACGCATCCGTCGGCGAGGAACGACTTGTCGGCGAGCGCGTCGCCGGGCGAGCGGACCGGTGCCACGCCGGTGCCGGCCTCCTCGGCCGCGTGCACCCATGCTTCCGACGGGAACCTCCGGAAGGCCTCGGCCAGCGCGTCGTGCAAGAAGAGGCCGGTGAGCAGACCTTCGGGTTCCATCGGGATGCGATCGGGGTCGTCGCGATACGCAGTGTCGAGCGCGACCGTGCTGGGGTCGTCGCTCTCCGCCGCAGCCAAGACCCAGCTCGGCCGAACCGTCCAGTGATGCACCCAGCGCCCGTCGGCGCACTCGTAGAGGCCCTCGATCGATCGCCCGTCGACGGGCCACATCCAGTAGAGGGGGGCGTCGGGGTTCTCGACCCGCTGCCAGTTCAGACACACCGCCGCGAGTACACCCTGGAGGAGAGAGGTCTCGACTCGCTGCCCTTCGCCGGTGATCTCTCGGGCCCGCAGCGCCGCGCAGATGCCCAGCATGGCGAAGTAGGCGGCGCCGACGCTCGGCCACGGCGTGCGAGGGAAGATCGGGCCGGAGCGGTCCGCGCCACGGACGAGGCCCGCGGGCGCGTCGAACTCGGGGTGGGGACCGGGCCGTCCCGCGATGTACTCCATGGCGGTGCCCCGGCGGCCTTTCTGGTCGTAGAGCAGTCCAGTACGGGCCGCGACGAGGGCGTCGAACGCCGGACGATCGCGGTGGGCTGGATGCCTCCCGTACCCCGTGATCGAGCAGGTGATCAGCCCTGGGTTGTCGGTCGCGAGCGTCGCGTGGTCGATGCCCAGTTTGGCCGTTGCCCCGGGGGCGTAGCTCTCGACGACGACGTCGGCTCTCGCCGCAAGGGCGTGGAACGCCGCTCGTCCCTCGCGCGTGCGGACGTCCACGAAGGCACTGCGCTTTCCCCGGCTCCAGACCCGCTCGCCGGACTCCGCCGACCCCGGGTCCTCGGGCGCCACCAGCCGGGTCACGAGCGCTCCGTTATCGGCCAGCAGCATCGTGGTCATCGGCCCGGCGACGCCGCGCGACAGGTCGAGCACTCGGATCCCGTCGAAGACGGCGGCCATCGCTCAGAGCTTGTAGATGCGGGCGGAGTTCCCGGAGCAGATCAGGTCACGTTCCGAGACTGGGACGTCGGCGAACTGTCGGGCGACGACCTCCTGCGAATTCGGCCATGTCGTGGCCGGGTGGGGGAAGTCGGTCGACCACAGGATGTTCTCAATGCCGACGAGGTGTCGCAACGTCAGGCCGACCTCGTCGTCCATGAACGTGCACGCAATGTTGCGATGGAAGTACTCGCTCGGCCGCAACCGGAGGCCAGGCAGGTCGTAGCGTTCGCTCATGCGGTCGAGCTGGGCGATGTAGCCGGGAATCCAAAACAGGCTGGGCTCGACGAACACGATCTGGAGACCAGGGAAGCGCTCGAGGGTGCCGGTCAGGATCCACCACGCCACGACCTCGGAGAGCCCCATCGCCGGCAACGACGTGAAGATCGCTGCCTGCGGCGTCGGGTCACGTCGGAACACTTCCCACAACGAGGGCCGAGTCCCGAGGTGGTGGCTGATGGAGATGCCCGTGTCCTGGAGCACACCCCAAAGCGGGTCGTAACTCTCGTCGTGGTAGTCGGGCAGCCCCAGCTCGCTCGGGAAGTTGGGCAGGTGGACCGAGCGGGCGCCAAGCCCGGCGAGACGCTGAACCTCCGAGACCGCATACGGGATGTCGATGATCGGTACCTGGTACGACACCGCGAGTCGGTCCGGGTCGTGCGACGCGAATTCGGTGAGGTGATCGGTGAACGCCCGGCTGATCGGGCGCCAGTCTCCGCGAACGAGCCCGTACGCCCGGAACGCGCTCACCTCCGAGTACAGGACCTCAGCATCGACGCCGTCGCGGTCCATCGCTGCGAGGCGCGCGACCGGATCCCGGTACCCCGGGTCGCGCATGGCCTCCATGTCCCAGTCTTCGAGCGACAGCGTGCGACCCCCGCGATGCTCCTCGTCGATACGTGCCTGCTCGGCGATGGCCTCGTCGAAGGGCTCGTGCATGGACCTCGGGAGGCGCTGACGAATGGAATCGAGGCTCACCGCGACGTGTGAATCAGCGGAGATGAGTCGCGTACCGGCCATGTCGCCTCCCGAGAGTCAACACCTTGGCGTACGGCCTACATACTAAGTACTATGTTGCCGTGCCGCAAGCAGATCGGGAGGCGCCCCCGCCGCGACGACCGCCCCCAATCGCGACGGCCGACAGTCAGTTCTTCTGGGAGGGGGCGGCCGACGGTCGTCTCGTGGCTCAGCGGTGTGGTGGCTGCCAGCGGCTGCGGCACCCGCCGCGACCGATGTGTCCGTCTTGCCACTCGCTCGCGGTGGA
Above is a window of Acidimicrobiia bacterium DNA encoding:
- a CDS encoding TetR/AcrR family transcriptional regulator, which encodes MSDTPSATRKRPRRRRGNGGAEADGRAQIIEAGIASILEVGFYRSSTNEIARRANVSWGALQYHFGTREALLLAIVRDLDRSFLEDINAAHVEGETREERIASLYEILGRFYDTPTFLVRVQIILNLRHDPETSAEVSAEVTQHAARAEASTRRLLAEAIGPDASQSEYDALFHALRGFALSRQLSLAVPVKRSGAASRDALQVFLRQLASDGTRFEP
- a CDS encoding TIGR03086 family metal-binding protein, whose translation is MTTHPDLEPAAQRMARLVRAVPDDRLGRPTPCERYTVGDLLDHIGGAALAFTGAATKRPLAGGASGDAASLGDDWRTRIPSDLTALAAAWGSSEAWTGMTAAGGVDLPGEVAGVVALDELVIHGWDLARATDQPAEYDGPELEAVYGMVQQFRSSGIEGLFGPPVPVADDAALLDRIVGLAGRDPGWEPPA
- a CDS encoding GNAT family N-acetyltransferase translates to MTLKLRPGAPDDAGATGRICYDAFASIAAAHSFPCDFPSAEVAQLLLGVLLANPGIYSVVAEVDGRVAGSNFLDERCPIAGVGPITVDPSVQDHSIGKHLMEDVMRRAEAQRFPGVRLVQAGYHNRSFALYTKLGFDVREQLACLQGPPIRATVPGYAVRQATTGDLEPCNTLCEAVHGHHRGGELADCIAQGTARVVEHDGRISGYASDLAFFAHAVGESNEDVTALIGAADAYAGSGILVPTRNGALLRWCMENGLRVVQLMTLMTTGLYSEPAGSWLPSILF
- a CDS encoding response regulator transcription factor; its protein translation is MRVLVVEDDKHLAGAVKRGLEAEGYAVDVALDGVQGKWLATEQGYDVIVLDILLPGLNGYRLCGELRDAGNWTPILMLTAKNGEYDEAEALDTGADDFLSKPFSFVVLLARLRALLRRGRPERPIQLEVGDLRVDPAARHCWRAGQPVSLTAREFAVLEYLVRRAGDVVSKRELLEHVWDFDFEGDPNIIEVYVRRLRRKIDEPRGAPLIHTVRGAGYRLSTDA
- a CDS encoding carbohydrate-binding protein produces the protein MGADLIGAIRPLRGVRRRGSLTVSVTVLAGALVLGGAAAAPPGRHGRSTGPVAAVGGPGKPYACAPSAGGSISGIFGDASAIGWQGNAQGVVACLGGSFYVQDGLNTSYGYGIYDNSSTNWTNVDGYLPALNSAFHRFGADISITNFADELALGGNTYVAVYSRVAIHNQTRGVVHADPQPSAGLIPLASAPLDVGAGATVDHDYVIAADRFGHQYPWPSEQALGAAGGFDAHFAHMRDFWNARLASIAQIDLPDAQLGAAYRSGFIYTQIARSGDHLNTGVNGYESEFSHDVIGILANLFTQGDFSNAQALLLTARDAVGAQGQYLDGRWTYPWPWAIYLLKTGDVGFVKANFSTEGSNGSATPSIKDTAHLIAASRTGPGGIIGRTYDIDTIGYWTIDDYEALMGLTAYRYLAQRAGDAGEAEWATTEYDSLLAATNRTLGATIRRYHLRYLPCSVFEPNTFNRCANAEDANWAAPFLFGRWAWDGSLLGAEVSGAGVDLIDATYAYGFHRLSGKLPPDTFGGYPDHFYFSTAYNAGYGGWGLASREHREQGILSYEFMIRHSQSGPFSWWESASSPNPSSPWIGSHPRSGQGSAPHAWGIANANKVLLDALVAQRSDGTLIIGRGVPNTWVRTGKTISVANFPSIDGHRLGVTVSVHDRTVTLTLTGDRPVGPVLFQLPAFVHNLRHAGPGNVDDRTGTVALPSGATHTTVDLAHDV
- a CDS encoding ATP-binding protein; translation: MVVAVALLVGAATVVLLQRSSMIAGVDQTARTHAANLAALLHSGALPPSISAGQQEDSFAQIVDRHGQVVAASDNISGEAPVIARNGSRSVRTVRVTTLEAQFRVAALRASTPGNATVYVGQALSPVNEATNQLITMLSIGVPALLVVVAGTAWMVTGRALKPVEAIRAEVAAISERELHRRVPEPPTGDEISRLARTMNAMLARLDDAYERQSRFVSDASHELQSPIAALRTNLEVDLAQVDRTSWVATRREALEDVTSLQSLVQDLLTLARMPPGSQLRRREPVDLDDLVLREAQAVAERELVHVDLRGVSAGQVEGDPGQLARAIRNLVENAERHAVSTITLAVQEHEAAVEITVADDGAGIAPEDRQRIFERFARLDDARTPHTSGSGLGLAIASEIVRQHGGTLTVADNRPGARFVMRVPAASPSS